A section of the Rhodococcus sp. 4CII genome encodes:
- a CDS encoding pentapeptide repeat-containing protein, which produces MSSGVGSRPHVRLDGADLARVDLSEADLVNASLIGVNLAHANLHGINLKSADLTDANLRNADLRLGFLRDATLRNADLTSCNMYEVDLSGANLYLAQLSGAHMTGANLNNADLTDTKLIKTQLSGAMLIEVELDGADLSRAFLQNADLTGAHLRGTDLSDATLVGAELMATNLAEAELVDADLTDADLTFADLTGADLRGANLTRTDFTDADLTGADLGTTQDKARYDDTTIWPAGFTPLED; this is translated from the coding sequence GTGTCCAGTGGAGTCGGATCGCGACCACATGTTCGGCTCGACGGGGCTGACTTAGCGAGAGTCGACTTGTCGGAGGCAGACCTGGTAAATGCCAGTCTGATTGGGGTAAACCTGGCACACGCCAACCTTCATGGGATCAACCTGAAGTCCGCAGACCTCACCGATGCGAACCTCCGCAATGCGGATCTAAGGTTGGGGTTCCTCCGAGACGCGACATTGCGGAACGCGGACCTTACGTCCTGCAATATGTACGAGGTCGACCTAAGCGGGGCAAATTTGTACCTCGCACAGTTATCCGGTGCACACATGACCGGTGCGAATCTGAACAATGCCGACCTCACCGACACGAAACTTATCAAGACACAGCTAAGTGGGGCCATGCTTATCGAGGTGGAACTCGATGGCGCGGATCTGAGCCGGGCTTTCCTCCAGAACGCTGACTTGACTGGAGCCCACCTCAGGGGCACCGACCTCTCCGACGCAACTCTCGTTGGTGCGGAGCTGATGGCGACCAACCTCGCCGAAGCAGAGTTGGTTGATGCAGATCTGACCGACGCGGACCTAACATTCGCCGATCTGACGGGCGCCGACCTCAGGGGTGCCAACTTGACTCGTACCGACTTCACCGACGCAGACCTCACCGGCGCAGACCTCGGCACAACCCAGGACAAGGCACGCTACGACGACACGACTATCTGGCCAGCAGGGTTCACACCGTTAGAGGATTGA
- a CDS encoding phosphoadenosine phosphosulfate reductase family protein has protein sequence MAGKPEPDGLDLNTLRALRRPRRDLATLIGRIEQHLDDHDGYLAFSGGKDSLVALHLTLQIEPNIPVVFFDSGLEYPETYTYITALADTWNLNLEPHRADPPLLTVLTQSGEWDHQQPTRATSQKLRDILIGAPSRAAHAAHGPGEIWGVRTDESPKGTGRWSLYYNALSSHVTRDCDGCCTNTTEQRRHHGGLIDRADGTHVFGPIWDWSVDEIWAYIAHHQLPVNPVYDKLRQLGTPEQHLRVSHMIDGAFLEHGRITRLRRGWPALFEELAQILPRIREFV, from the coding sequence GTGGCGGGCAAGCCCGAACCCGACGGCCTGGACCTGAACACTCTCCGGGCACTGCGCCGGCCTCGCCGCGACCTCGCAACCCTCATCGGGCGCATCGAGCAACACCTCGACGACCATGACGGATACCTCGCCTTCTCCGGCGGCAAGGACTCACTCGTCGCACTCCACCTCACCCTGCAGATCGAACCGAACATCCCCGTCGTGTTCTTCGACTCCGGCCTCGAGTACCCCGAGACCTACACCTACATCACCGCACTCGCCGACACCTGGAACCTGAACCTCGAACCCCACCGCGCCGACCCACCACTGCTAACCGTCCTCACGCAGTCCGGCGAATGGGACCACCAACAGCCCACCCGGGCCACGAGCCAGAAACTGCGCGACATCCTCATCGGTGCACCCTCTCGTGCAGCGCACGCGGCACACGGGCCAGGAGAAATCTGGGGCGTACGAACCGACGAATCCCCGAAAGGGACCGGCCGCTGGTCGCTCTACTACAACGCACTCAGCAGCCACGTCACACGCGACTGCGACGGCTGCTGCACCAACACCACCGAGCAACGCCGACACCACGGTGGCCTCATCGACCGAGCCGACGGAACACATGTCTTCGGGCCCATATGGGACTGGAGCGTCGATGAGATCTGGGCCTACATCGCCCACCACCAGCTACCGGTGAACCCCGTCTACGACAAACTCCGCCAACTCGGCACACCCGAACAACACCTACGGGTCTCCCACATGATCGACGGCGCCTTCCTCGAACACGGTCGCATCACCCGCCTACGACGCGGATGGCCGGCACTCTTCGAAGAACTCGCCCAAATCCTCCCCCGGATCCGCGAGTTCGTCTGA